One genomic region from Equus asinus isolate D_3611 breed Donkey chromosome 8, EquAss-T2T_v2, whole genome shotgun sequence encodes:
- the VWA7 gene encoding von Willebrand factor A domain-containing protein 7 isoform X1: MLLLEESLSHLGPSVLLLLQLLLPPASAFFPNIWSLLAAPGSITHQDLTEEAALNVTLQLFLEQPPPGRPPLHLEDFLGRTLLADDLFAAYFGPGFPSRRFRAALGEVSRANAAQDFLPTSKNDPDLHFDAERLGQGHTHLVGALRETLVAARALDHTLARQRLGAALHALQDFYSHSNWVELGKQQPHPHLLWPRRELGSLAQVGDPTCSDCEELSCPENLLGFTLLTSGYFGTHPPKPPGKCSHGGHFDRSSSQPPRGGINKDSTSPGFSPHHMLHLQAAKLALLASIQAFSLLRSRLGDSGFSRLLDISPASSLSFVLDTTGSMGEEINAAKIQARHIVEQRRGSPMEPVHYVLVPFHDPGFGPVFTTSDPDSFWQQLNEIQALGGGDEPEMCLSALELALLHTPPLSDIFVFTDASPKDAFLTNRVESLTQERRCRVTFLVTEDPSRVQHRARREVLSPLRFEPYEAVALASGGEVIFTKDQHIRDVAAIVGDSMANLVTLPLEPPVVVPGKPLVFIVDGLLQRLTVRIHGEVSSFCIRNPAGVCQGQEEGEGPLGHTRRFGQFWMVTMNDPLQKGTWEIQVTAKGTPRVRVQAQTSLDFLFHFGIPVEEGPHPGLYPLTQPVAGLQTQLLVEVTGLGSRGESGDPLPHFSHVVLRGVPKGAELGRVPLEPMGPWERGLLAASLSPTLLSTAGPFSLELIGQDGGGQGLHRAAPQPCSVVPVLLELSGPPGFLAPGTKAPLGLHIASFSGPQDLDLRASVNPSFALTSNLSRVLLEHNESAWGRLWLEVPDSAAPDSVVVVTVTAMGREASSVPPTHAFLRLLVLAPAPQDQLAAPAHSSGPVLTTASPGFRPSTLVTRGIAGGGLAGNTWWGTVGGVLLLLGLASW, encoded by the exons ATGCTCCTCCTGGAGGAGTCCCTATCCCACCTGGGCCCctcagtgctgctgctgctgcagctgctgttGCCTCCTGCATCTGCCTTCTTCCCCAACATCTGGAGCCTCCTGGCTGCCCCTGGCTCCATCACCCACCAGGACCTGACCGAGGAGGCAGCTCTCAATGTTACCCTGCAGCTCTTCCTGGAGCAGCCACCCCCAGGGCGGCCTCCTCTTCATCTTGAGGACTTCTTG GGCCGCACCCTCCTTGCTGATGACCTCTTTGCCGCCTATTTTGGACCCGGGTTTCCTTCCCGGCGGTTCCGAGCAGCCTTAGGGGAGGTATCTCGTGCCAATGCAGCCCAGGACTTCCTGCCGACTTCCAAGAATGACCCTGACCTGCACTTTGATGCTGAGCGGCTGGGCCAAGGGCACACACACCTGGTGGGGGCTCTACGGGAGACCCTGGTGGCTGCCAGAGCCCTTGACCACACCCTGGCCCGCCAGCGCCTCGGGGCTGCACTTCATGCCTTGCAG GATTTCTATAGTCACAGCAACTGGGTGGAACTGGGGAAGCAGCAGCCACACCCTCACCTCCTCTGGCCAAGGCGGGAGCTCGGGAGCCTGGCACAAG TGGGCGATCCTACCTGCTCTGACTGCGAGGAGTTGAGCTGCCCCGAGAATTTGCTGGGCTTCACACTCCTCACCTCTGGCTACTTTGGAACTCACCCCCCTAAACCTCCAG GGAAATGTAGCCATGGGGGCCATTTTGATCGGAGCAGCTCCCAGCCACCACGGGGAGGCATCAACAAGGATAGCACATCCCCAGGCTTTTCCCCACACCACATGCTGCACCTCCAGGCTGCAAAACTGGCCCTTCTGGCCTCTATCCAGGCCTTCAGCCTCCTGCGAAGCCGCCTGGGAGACAGCGGTTTCTCCAG GCTGCTGGACatctctccagcctccagcctgaGCTTTGTCCTGGACACCACAGGCAGTATGGGTGAGGAGATCAACGCTGCCAAAATCCAGGCTCGCCACATTGTGGAGCAGCGGCGGGGCAGCCCCATGGAGCCTGTCCACTATGTCCTGGTGCCTTTCCATGACCCAG GGTTTGGCCCCGTCTTTACAACCAGTGACCCTGACAGCTTCTGGCAACAACTCAATGAGATCCAAGCCTTGGGGGGTGGAGATGAGCCTGAGATGTGCCTGTCAGCTCTGGAG CTGGCCCTGCTGCACACACCTCCACTCTCAGACATCTTTGTCTTCACTGATGCCTCCCCGAAGGATGCCTTTCTCACCAACCGAGTGGAATCCCTGACTCAGGAGCGGCGCTGCAGA GTTACATTCCTGGTGACAGAAGACCCATCGAGGGTTCAGCACCGAGCTCGGCGTGAGGTCTTGTCCCCGCTGCGTTTTGAGCCATATGAAGCAGTGGCCCTGGCCTCAGGAGGAGAGGTGATCTTTACCAAAGACCAGCACATTAGGGATGTGGCAGCCATTGTTGGGGACAGCATGGCTAACCTG GTGACACTTCCCCTGGAACCTCCTGTTGTGGTGCCTGGGAAGCCACTTGTGTTCATTGTGGATGGGCTGCTCCAGAGGCTCACAGTCCGAATCCACGGGGAGGTCAGCAGTTTCTGCATCAGGAACCCTGCAG gGGTCTGCCAGGGCCAGGAGGAAGGCGAAGGGCCTCTGGGTCACACTCGCCGCTTTGGGCAGTTCTGGATGGTGACCATGAATGACCCCCTACAGAAAGGGACCTGGGAGATCCAGGTCACAGCCAAGGGCACTCCAAGGGTGAGAGTGCAAG CCCAGACCTCCCTGgacttcctcttccactttggGATCCCTGTGGAGGAaggaccccaccctggcctctacCCCCTGACTCAGCCAGTTGCAG gtctccagacccagCTGCTGGTAGAAGTGACAGGGCTAGGCTCCAGAGGCGAATCTGGAGATCCTTTGCCGCATTTCTCCCACGTCGTCCTTCGAGGAGTCCCCAAGGGTGCCGAGCTGGGCCGGGTGCCTTTGGAGCCCATGGGACCCTGGGAGCGAGGTCTCCTGGCTGCCTCGCTATCGCCCACACTTCTGTCCACCGCGGGACCATTTTCCCTGGAGCTGATTGGCCAGGACGGAGGGGGACAGGGCCTGCACCGGGCggccccccagccctgctctgtggTCCCTGTCCTTCTGGAG CTCAGTGGCCCCCCGGGTTTCCTGGCCCCAGGCACCAAGGCCCCGCTCGGCCTCCACATCGCCAGCTTCTCGGGCCCTCAGGATCTCGATCTCAGGGCATCTGTCAACCCCAGCTTCGCTCTCACCTCCAACCTTTCCAG GGTTCTCCTAGAACACAATGAGTCCGCCTGGGGGCGCCTGTGGCTGGAGGTCCCAGACTCAGCCGCACCGGACTCCGTGGTGGTGGTGACTGTGACTGCGATGGGTCGAGAAGCCAGCTCAGTGCCCCCGACCCACGCCTTCCTCCGGCTCCTGGTGCTGGCCCCTGCCCCTCAG GACCAGCTCGCTGCCCCTGCCCACTCGTCTGGCCCCGTCCTCACCACGGCCAGCCCTGGCTTTCGTCCCTCCACTTTGGTGACTCGGGGCATAGCTGGAGGAGGGCTGGCGGGCAACACCTGGTGGGGCACAGTTGGAGGGGTACTGCTCCTGCTAGGTCTGGCTTCCTGGTGA
- the SAPCD1 gene encoding suppressor APC domain-containing protein 1 isoform X1, which yields MGSPGAGGLPLVQAPYTILLLPLGTSRQDPGARSFFLWLQRMQALEREQDALWQGLELLEHGQAWFEGRLREAQQQQLHLGALGENFLTDLHSEPGVPQLAQIQKVNICLQNLIQGKFSPHPLNKANSCATKDWKGRPRKQNVWHQQVNCRGVRGGQSPGPMGEGGAQMPRLFLSSSPGVVKAAERSHSAKGGDGSAELPQVAEGPYQGLRPPLLPLSW from the exons ATGGGGAGCCCGGGTGCTGGTGGGCTGCCCCTGGTGCAGGCTCCCTACACaattctgctgctgccgctggggACAAGCCGCCAAGACCCAGGGGCTCGGAGCTTCTTCCTCTGG ctgcAGAGGATGCAGGCTCTGGAGAGGGAGCAGGATGCCCTGTGGCAGGGGCTAGAGCTGTTGGAGCATGGCCAGGCCTGGTTTGAGGGCCGTCTGAGGGAGGCACAGCAACAGCAGCTGCATCTGGGGGCCCTTGGTGAG aattttctgacAGATTTACACTCAGAGCCTGGTGTCCCCCAGTTAGCCCAGATTCAAAAGGTGAACATCTGTTTGCAGAATCTGATTCAGGGGAAG TTCTCCCCACATCCCTTGAACAAGGCTAATTCCTGCGCCACCAAGGACTGGAAGGGAAGGCCAAGGAAGCAGAACGTGTGGCATCAACAGGTAAACTGTAGGGGAgtgaggggagggcagagccctggccccatgggggagggaggagcacaGATGCCCAgattatttctctcctcttctccaggaGTTGTCAAGGCAGCAGAAAGGAGTCATTCAGCCAAAGGGGGAGATGGCTCAGCCGAGCTGCCCCAAGTGGCAGAGGGGCCCTACCAGGGTCTAaggcctcctctccttcccctcagtTGGTGA
- the SAPCD1 gene encoding suppressor APC domain-containing protein 1 isoform X2: protein MGSPGAGGLPLVQAPYTILLLPLGTSRQDPGARSFFLWLQRMQALEREQDALWQGLELLEHGQAWFEGRLREAQQQQLHLGALGENFLTDLHSEPGVPQLAQIQKVNICLQNLIQGKFSPHPLNKANSCATKDWKGRPRKQNVWHQQELSRQQKGVIQPKGEMAQPSCPKWQRGPTRV from the exons ATGGGGAGCCCGGGTGCTGGTGGGCTGCCCCTGGTGCAGGCTCCCTACACaattctgctgctgccgctggggACAAGCCGCCAAGACCCAGGGGCTCGGAGCTTCTTCCTCTGG ctgcAGAGGATGCAGGCTCTGGAGAGGGAGCAGGATGCCCTGTGGCAGGGGCTAGAGCTGTTGGAGCATGGCCAGGCCTGGTTTGAGGGCCGTCTGAGGGAGGCACAGCAACAGCAGCTGCATCTGGGGGCCCTTGGTGAG aattttctgacAGATTTACACTCAGAGCCTGGTGTCCCCCAGTTAGCCCAGATTCAAAAGGTGAACATCTGTTTGCAGAATCTGATTCAGGGGAAG TTCTCCCCACATCCCTTGAACAAGGCTAATTCCTGCGCCACCAAGGACTGGAAGGGAAGGCCAAGGAAGCAGAACGTGTGGCATCAACAG gaGTTGTCAAGGCAGCAGAAAGGAGTCATTCAGCCAAAGGGGGAGATGGCTCAGCCGAGCTGCCCCAAGTGGCAGAGGGGCCCTACCAGGGTCTAa
- the SAPCD1 gene encoding suppressor APC domain-containing protein 1 isoform X3, giving the protein MGSPGAGGLPLVQAPYTILLLPLGTSRQDPGARSFFLWLQRMQALEREQDALWQGLELLEHGQAWFEGRLREAQQQQLHLGALGEFSPHPLNKANSCATKDWKGRPRKQNVWHQQELSRQQKGVIQPKGEMAQPSCPKWQRGPTRV; this is encoded by the exons ATGGGGAGCCCGGGTGCTGGTGGGCTGCCCCTGGTGCAGGCTCCCTACACaattctgctgctgccgctggggACAAGCCGCCAAGACCCAGGGGCTCGGAGCTTCTTCCTCTGG ctgcAGAGGATGCAGGCTCTGGAGAGGGAGCAGGATGCCCTGTGGCAGGGGCTAGAGCTGTTGGAGCATGGCCAGGCCTGGTTTGAGGGCCGTCTGAGGGAGGCACAGCAACAGCAGCTGCATCTGGGGGCCCTTGGTGAG TTCTCCCCACATCCCTTGAACAAGGCTAATTCCTGCGCCACCAAGGACTGGAAGGGAAGGCCAAGGAAGCAGAACGTGTGGCATCAACAG gaGTTGTCAAGGCAGCAGAAAGGAGTCATTCAGCCAAAGGGGGAGATGGCTCAGCCGAGCTGCCCCAAGTGGCAGAGGGGCCCTACCAGGGTCTAa
- the VWA7 gene encoding von Willebrand factor A domain-containing protein 7 isoform X2 yields MLLLEESLSHLGPSVLLLLQLLLPPASAFFPNIWSLLAAPGSITHQDLTEEAALNVTLQLFLEQPPPGRPPLHLEDFLGRTLLADDLFAAYFGPGFPSRRFRAALGEVSRANAAQDFLPTSKNDPDLHFDAERLGQGHTHLVGALRETLVAARALDHTLARQRLGAALHALQDFYSHSNWVELGKQQPHPHLLWPRRELGSLAQVGDPTCSDCEELSCPENLLGFTLLTSGYFGTHPPKPPGKCSHGGHFDRSSSQPPRGGINKDSTSPGFSPHHMLHLQAAKLALLASIQAFSLLRSRLGDSGFSRLLDISPASSLSFVLDTTGSMGEEINAAKIQARHIVEQRRGSPMEPVHYVLVPFHDPGFGPVFTTSDPDSFWQQLNEIQALGGGDEPEMCLSALELALLHTPPLSDIFVFTDASPKDAFLTNRVESLTQERRCRVTFLVTEDPSRVQHRARREVLSPLRFEPYEAVALASGGEVIFTKDQHIRDVAAIVGDSMANLVTLPLEPPVVVPGKPLVFIVDGLLQRLTVRIHGEVSSFCIRNPAGVCQGQEEGEGPLGHTRRFGQFWMVTMNDPLQKGTWEIQVTAKGTPRVRVQAQTSLDFLFHFGIPVEEGPHPGLYPLTQPVAGLQTQLLVEVTGLGSRGESGDPLPHFSHVVLRGVPKGAELGRVPLEPMGPWERGLLAASLSPTLLSTAGPFSLELIGQDGGGQGLHRAAPQPCSVVPVLLELSGPPGFLAPGTKAPLGLHIASFSGPQDLDLRASVNPSFALTSNLSRVLLEHNESAWGRLWLEVPDSAAPDSVVVVTVTAMGREASSVPPTHAFLRLLVLAPAPQQLLDRLDGFSTADQV; encoded by the exons ATGCTCCTCCTGGAGGAGTCCCTATCCCACCTGGGCCCctcagtgctgctgctgctgcagctgctgttGCCTCCTGCATCTGCCTTCTTCCCCAACATCTGGAGCCTCCTGGCTGCCCCTGGCTCCATCACCCACCAGGACCTGACCGAGGAGGCAGCTCTCAATGTTACCCTGCAGCTCTTCCTGGAGCAGCCACCCCCAGGGCGGCCTCCTCTTCATCTTGAGGACTTCTTG GGCCGCACCCTCCTTGCTGATGACCTCTTTGCCGCCTATTTTGGACCCGGGTTTCCTTCCCGGCGGTTCCGAGCAGCCTTAGGGGAGGTATCTCGTGCCAATGCAGCCCAGGACTTCCTGCCGACTTCCAAGAATGACCCTGACCTGCACTTTGATGCTGAGCGGCTGGGCCAAGGGCACACACACCTGGTGGGGGCTCTACGGGAGACCCTGGTGGCTGCCAGAGCCCTTGACCACACCCTGGCCCGCCAGCGCCTCGGGGCTGCACTTCATGCCTTGCAG GATTTCTATAGTCACAGCAACTGGGTGGAACTGGGGAAGCAGCAGCCACACCCTCACCTCCTCTGGCCAAGGCGGGAGCTCGGGAGCCTGGCACAAG TGGGCGATCCTACCTGCTCTGACTGCGAGGAGTTGAGCTGCCCCGAGAATTTGCTGGGCTTCACACTCCTCACCTCTGGCTACTTTGGAACTCACCCCCCTAAACCTCCAG GGAAATGTAGCCATGGGGGCCATTTTGATCGGAGCAGCTCCCAGCCACCACGGGGAGGCATCAACAAGGATAGCACATCCCCAGGCTTTTCCCCACACCACATGCTGCACCTCCAGGCTGCAAAACTGGCCCTTCTGGCCTCTATCCAGGCCTTCAGCCTCCTGCGAAGCCGCCTGGGAGACAGCGGTTTCTCCAG GCTGCTGGACatctctccagcctccagcctgaGCTTTGTCCTGGACACCACAGGCAGTATGGGTGAGGAGATCAACGCTGCCAAAATCCAGGCTCGCCACATTGTGGAGCAGCGGCGGGGCAGCCCCATGGAGCCTGTCCACTATGTCCTGGTGCCTTTCCATGACCCAG GGTTTGGCCCCGTCTTTACAACCAGTGACCCTGACAGCTTCTGGCAACAACTCAATGAGATCCAAGCCTTGGGGGGTGGAGATGAGCCTGAGATGTGCCTGTCAGCTCTGGAG CTGGCCCTGCTGCACACACCTCCACTCTCAGACATCTTTGTCTTCACTGATGCCTCCCCGAAGGATGCCTTTCTCACCAACCGAGTGGAATCCCTGACTCAGGAGCGGCGCTGCAGA GTTACATTCCTGGTGACAGAAGACCCATCGAGGGTTCAGCACCGAGCTCGGCGTGAGGTCTTGTCCCCGCTGCGTTTTGAGCCATATGAAGCAGTGGCCCTGGCCTCAGGAGGAGAGGTGATCTTTACCAAAGACCAGCACATTAGGGATGTGGCAGCCATTGTTGGGGACAGCATGGCTAACCTG GTGACACTTCCCCTGGAACCTCCTGTTGTGGTGCCTGGGAAGCCACTTGTGTTCATTGTGGATGGGCTGCTCCAGAGGCTCACAGTCCGAATCCACGGGGAGGTCAGCAGTTTCTGCATCAGGAACCCTGCAG gGGTCTGCCAGGGCCAGGAGGAAGGCGAAGGGCCTCTGGGTCACACTCGCCGCTTTGGGCAGTTCTGGATGGTGACCATGAATGACCCCCTACAGAAAGGGACCTGGGAGATCCAGGTCACAGCCAAGGGCACTCCAAGGGTGAGAGTGCAAG CCCAGACCTCCCTGgacttcctcttccactttggGATCCCTGTGGAGGAaggaccccaccctggcctctacCCCCTGACTCAGCCAGTTGCAG gtctccagacccagCTGCTGGTAGAAGTGACAGGGCTAGGCTCCAGAGGCGAATCTGGAGATCCTTTGCCGCATTTCTCCCACGTCGTCCTTCGAGGAGTCCCCAAGGGTGCCGAGCTGGGCCGGGTGCCTTTGGAGCCCATGGGACCCTGGGAGCGAGGTCTCCTGGCTGCCTCGCTATCGCCCACACTTCTGTCCACCGCGGGACCATTTTCCCTGGAGCTGATTGGCCAGGACGGAGGGGGACAGGGCCTGCACCGGGCggccccccagccctgctctgtggTCCCTGTCCTTCTGGAG CTCAGTGGCCCCCCGGGTTTCCTGGCCCCAGGCACCAAGGCCCCGCTCGGCCTCCACATCGCCAGCTTCTCGGGCCCTCAGGATCTCGATCTCAGGGCATCTGTCAACCCCAGCTTCGCTCTCACCTCCAACCTTTCCAG GGTTCTCCTAGAACACAATGAGTCCGCCTGGGGGCGCCTGTGGCTGGAGGTCCCAGACTCAGCCGCACCGGACTCCGTGGTGGTGGTGACTGTGACTGCGATGGGTCGAGAAGCCAGCTCAGTGCCCCCGACCCACGCCTTCCTCCGGCTCCTGGTGCTGGCCCCTGCCCCTCAG CAACTCCTTGACAGGCTTGATGGATTTTCCACTGCGGATCAAGTCTGA